A window of the Phragmites australis chromosome 20, lpPhrAust1.1, whole genome shotgun sequence genome harbors these coding sequences:
- the LOC133902378 gene encoding BURP domain-containing protein 15-like — protein MACLLALVLAATVLTVPPGKLTNAARTSSPAEAFWRTALPDAPMPEAIRELLHPRAEATVPNDVKPKDDDDPPVPPMTFKYDDYRAASPRNDNGAAAWPTVFFLEDAVRVGESLPFRSIAPRAPAAAAEATLRLYTVRAVRAVEGSRFVVCRREAGPGVVYGCRATGPARAYVVDVAGGDVAVAAAVVCHTDTSQWDPAHAAFRLLDVKPGGAAVCHALPDAQQVLPAKNGKSPSPA, from the exons ATGGCGTGCCTCCTCGCTCTCGTCCTCGCCGCCACGGTTCTCACG GTTCCACCTGGGAAGCTGACGAATGCTGCTCGGACGTCATCGCCGGCCGAGGCCTTCTGGCGCACCGCCCTGCCCGACGCTCCCATGCCGGAGGCCATCCGCGAGCTCCTTCACCCTCGTGCTG AAGCCACCGTTCCAAACGACGTTAAGCCCAAAGACGACGACGATCCACCGGTGCCTCCCATGACCTTTAAGTACGACGATTACAGGGCGGCCTCGCCCCGGAACGACAATGGCGCCGCCGCGTGGCCAACCGTGTTCTTCCTAGAGGACGCGGTGCGCGTCGGGGAGAGCCTGCCCTTCCGCAGCATCGCTCCGCgagcgcccgccgccgccgccgaggcgaCGCTGCGGCTGTACACCGTCCGCGCCGTGCGGGCGGTGGAGGGGTCCAGGTTCGTGGTGTGCCGCCGCGAGGCCGGCCCCGGCGTCGTGTACGGGTGCCGCGCGACGGGCCCCGCGAGGGCGTACGTGGTGGACGTGGCCGGCGGGGACGTCGCGGTGGCCGCGGCCGTCGTGTGCCACACCGACACGTCCCAGTGGGACCCGGCGCACGCCGCATTCCGGCTGCTGGACGTGAAGCCCGGCGGCGCGGCGGTCTGCCACGCCTTGCCCGACGCGCAGCAGGTACTCCCGGCCAAGAACGGCAAGAGCCCCTCCCCGGCCTAA